Proteins encoded together in one Gigantopelta aegis isolate Gae_Host chromosome 8, Gae_host_genome, whole genome shotgun sequence window:
- the LOC121379468 gene encoding uncharacterized protein LOC121379468 has translation MNSGQSSFLDVETRSHAYQRSFSEDPLTANARRRHAVLENGKQYHAYFCHTSQNIDWVNQTMDRLESPEHNLVCGQYERDFIPGEFIVDLITTFCFSSNRVVFVLSPEFMLNNWAMYQMRLAVTYSVDHDENIILPIIVKECDIPEMLLPFPYIDARQDNWWKEFVVKLKRPVSKVPKIHLCSKSDHLSISELCPTNQSSASAPSGTYRSRVPPKIPKELRTKIKIWHRSRHSSSFCPVCAPQEPVNKDSEDHSTNTDNAEDVQSESSQETLSSFSSSTLTTSLNMQQNGRTIIDHSTNTDNAEDVQSESSQETLSSSSSSTLTTSLNMQQELVNRESEDHSTNTDNAEDVQSESSQETLSSSSSSTLTTSLNMQQELVNRESEDSSPDNNDAGAVEVKSSQITSYKTSSSIPEANLGFSQQLRCQGKEVFEALQTRLTTSADDLAVTEGDVLEITSRSKWSSEENVICRNCLGQTGKVPSKLLGPSLFPLPSQVVKIIQQPITKEENDLFRAELKRFGSTQFIVKETVLKAETDSMNLSVKKGDVLQLLNPTQFPKGRPKARNCRNYTGYIRCDNIIRIHNESGFESDLK, from the exons ATGAATTCAGGACAGTCAAGCTTTTTGGATGTGGAAACTAGATCACATGCTTATCAAAGAAGCTTCAGTGAAGATCCGTTGACGGCAAATGCCCGACGACGACATGCCGTGCTTGAAAACGGGAAGCAGTACCATGCGTACTTCTGTCACACCAGCCAAAACATCGACTGGGTGAATCAGACGATGGATAGGTTGGAGTCGCCCGAGCATAATCTCGTCTGCGGGCAGTACGAACGAGATTTTATCCCGGGAGAGTTCATTGTGGACCTCATTACGACTTTTTGTTTCTCCTCCAATAGAGTTGTCTTCGTTCTTTCTCCCGAGTTTATGCTGAACAACTGGGCAATGTATCAGATGCGCCTTGCGGTTACCTACAGTGTCGATCAcgatgaaaatataatattgcCCATAATCGTTAAAGAATGTGATATTCCAGAAATGTTACTCCCATTTCCATATATCGACGCAAGACAAGACAACTGGTGGAAAGAATTCGTCGTTAAATTAAAGAGGCCAG tttcAAAGGTTCCAAAGATTCACCTCTGTTCAAAATCGG ATCATTTGAGCATCAGCGAGCTTTGTCCTACGAATCAGTCGTCTGCATCGGCGCCATCTGGTACCTATAGATCACGTGTCCCACCTAAAATCCCGAAAGAGTTGAGGACTAAAATCAAG ATCTGGCATCGTAGTCGACATTCGTCTTCTTTCTGTCCTGTATGTGCGCCACAGGAGCCAGTGAATAAAGATTCTGAG gaCCACTCCACAAACACTGACAATGCTGAAGATGTTCAGTCCGAGTCATCACAAGAAACATTGTCTAGCTTCAGCTCGTCCACACTAACGACTAGTCTAAATATGCAGCAAAATGGTAGAACTATTATT gaCCACTCCACAAACACTGACAATGCTGAAGATGTTCAGTCCGAGTCATCACAAGAAACATTGTCTAGCTCCAGCTCGTCCACACTAACGACTAGTCTAAATATGCAGCAGGAGCTAGTGAACAGAGAATCTGAG gaCCACTCCACAAACACTGACAATGCTGAAGATGTTCAGTCCGAGTCATCACAAGAAACATTGTCTAGCTCCAGCTCGTCCACACTAACGACTAGTCTAAATATGCAGCAGGAGCTAGTGAACAGAGAATCTGAG GACTCGTCTCCAGACAATAACGACGCTGGAGCCGTCGAAGTGAAATCGTCGCAGATAACATCGTATAAAACCAGCTCGTCCATTCCAGAGGCTAATCTCGGCTTTTCACAACAGCTGCGATGTCAGGGCAAAGAAGTATTCGAAGCCCTGCAAACGAGACTCACGACCTCGGCTGATGACCTAGCAGTTACCGAAGGagatgttttagaaataacatcCAGATCAAAATGGTCCTCCGAGGAAAACGTCATTTGCAGGAACTGTTTGGGACAAACTGGAAAAGTGCCCTCTAAACTTCTTGGGCCAAGTTTGTTTCCGTTACCCTCTCAGGTTGTGAAAATAATTCAACAGCCTATAACGAAGGAAGAGAACGATCTATTTAGAGCAGAACTAAAAAGATTTGGTTCCACACAGTTCATTGTGAAGGAGACTGTTTTGAAAGCTGAGACCGACTCGATGAATTTGTCTGTAAAGAAAGGAGACGTGTTGCAGCTTTTAAACCCAACCCAGTTTCCCAAAGGACGTCCCAAAGCACGGAACTGTCGTAACTACACGGGCTATATCCGTTGCGACAACATTATCCGCATCCATAACGAGTCCGGATTTGAATCGgatttaaaataa